From one Trifolium pratense cultivar HEN17-A07 linkage group LG1, ARS_RC_1.1, whole genome shotgun sequence genomic stretch:
- the LOC123915372 gene encoding pEARLI1-like lipid transfer protein 1 encodes MASNKLSALIILFSLLAYSTFSHACGSCKPTPSPKPKPSPPPPSPKPPKACPPPPTPSITPTPPSTSKKCPTDTLKLGVCADVLGLVNIVIGSPASSKCCALLQGLVDLDAALCLCTAIKANILGINLNVPITLSLLLSACEKSVPSGFQCP; translated from the coding sequence ATGGCTTCCAACAAGCTTAGTGCACTAATTATATTGTTTTCTCTTCTTGCTTATTCAACATTTTCTCATGCTTGTGGTTCATGCAAACCAACTCCATCTCCAAAACCTAAGCCTAGCCCTCCACCACCTTCACCTAAGCCACCTAAGGCTTGTCCTCCTCCACCTACTCCTTCAATAACACCTACACCTCCTTCAACATCAAAAAAATGTCCAACTGACACATTAAAGCTAGGTGTTTGTGCTGATGTTTTAGGACTTGTTAATATTGTTATCGGATCTCCTGCTTCAAGCAAGTGTTGTGCATTGCTTCAAGGTTTGGTTGATTTGGATGCAGCACTTTGTTTATGTACTGCTATTAAGGCTAATATTCTTGGTATCAACTTGAATGTTCCTATCACACTAAGTCTCCTACTTAGTGCTTGTGAAAAATCTGTTCCTTCCGGTTTCCAATGTCCTTAG
- the LOC123915354 gene encoding lipid transfer protein EARLI 1-like → MASNKLSALIILFSLLAYSTFSHACGTCNPTPKPKPSPPPPKPKPSPPPPSPNACPPPPPTPSTSPPTPTPPTSQKCPRDTLKLGVCADILGHNVIVGTPVSSKCCALLQGLADSEAALCLCTAIKANVLGNNLNIPITLSLLLSACEKSVPSGFQCS, encoded by the coding sequence ATGGCTTCTAACAAGCTCAGTGCACTAATCATATTGTTTTCTCTTCTTGCTTATTCAACATTTTCTCATGCTTGTGGTACATGCAATCCAACTCCTAAACCTAAGCCTAGCCCTCCACCACCAAAACCTAAGCCTAGCCCACCACCGCCATCACCTAATGCTtgtcctcctcctcctcccacTCCTTCAACATCACCTCCAACTCCTACTCCTCCAACATCACAAAAATGTCCTAGAGACACATTAAAGCTAGGTGTTTGTGCTGATATTCTAGGACATAATGTTATTGTTGGAACTCCTGTTTCAAGCAAGTGTTGTGCATTACTTCAAGGTTTGGCTGATTCAGAAGCAGCACTTTGCCTTTGTACTGCCATTAAGGCTAATGTTCTTGGTAACAACTTGAATATTCCTATCACACTAAGTCTCCTACTTAGTGCTTGTGAAAAATCTGTTCCTTCTGGTTTCCAATGTTCTTAG
- the LOC123915362 gene encoding 14 kDa proline-rich protein DC2.15-like, producing the protein MIEYQKKKLPIKMVKYSPFLHILCFNLNTHKNNNLHISFPFLKPYFSMASTKLNALIILFSLLAYSTFSHACGTCKPTPTPKPKPKPTPSTSKKCPSDTLKLGVCADVLGLVNVVVGSPASSKCCALLQGLVDLDAALCLCTAIKANILGINLNVPVTLSLLLSACEKSVPSGFQCP; encoded by the coding sequence ATGATtgaatatcaaaaaaaaaaattgcctaTAAAAATGGTCAAATATTCCCCTTTCCTTCACATTCTATGTTTCAACCTcaacacacacaaaaacaataatctacacatttcttttccttttttgaaACCTTATTTTTCAATGGCTTCCACCAAGCTTAATGcactaattatattattttctctcCTTGCTTACTCAACATTCTCACATGCTTGTGGTACATGCAAACCAACTCCAACACCTAAGCCTAAGCCTAAGCCTACTCCTTCAACATCAAAAAAATGTCCTAGTGACACATTAAAGCTAGGTGTTTGTGCTGATGTTTTAGGACttgttaatgttgttgttggaaGTCCTGCTTCAAGCAAATGTTGTGCATTGCTTCAAGGTTTGGTTGATTTGGATGCAGCACTTTGTCTTTGTACTGCTATTAAGGCGAATATTCTTGGTATCAACTTGAATGTTCCTGTCACACTAAGTCTCTTGCTTAGTGCTTGCGAAAAATCTGTTCCTTCTGGTTTCCAATGTCCTTAG